Proteins encoded within one genomic window of Xiphophorus maculatus strain JP 163 A chromosome 11, X_maculatus-5.0-male, whole genome shotgun sequence:
- the LOC102223502 gene encoding guanylyl cyclase-activating protein 1-like, which translates to MGNHGSNLDDILAEDMHHWYNKFMKESPSGLITLFELKAILNLKGITEYANSYVEQVFFTFDMDGDGYIDFVEYIAAISLLLKGEINQKLKWYFKLFDQDGNGKIDKDELETIFTAIQDITRNRDIDPEEIVTLIYEKIDVKGEGELTLEEFIDGAKDHPDIMDMLRNLMDLTPVLEIIVKGRQPAVEN; encoded by the exons ATGGGGAACCATGGCTCCAACCTGGACGACATCCTGGCCGAGGACATGCACCACTGGTACAACAAGTTCATGAAGGAGTCTCCGTCCGGACTCATCACGCTGTTCGAGCTCAAAGCCATCCTCAACCTGAAGGGCATCACGGAGTACGCCAACAGCTACGTGGAGCAGGTCTTCTTCACCTTCGACATGGACGGG GATGGCTATATTGACTTTGTGGAGTACATCGCGGCCATCAGCCTGCTGCTGAAGGGAGAGATCAACCAGAAGCTGAAGTGGTACTTCAAGCTGTTCGATCAGGACGGGAACGGGAAGATCGATAAGGACGAGCTGGAGACCATCTTCACG GCCATCCAGGACATCACCCGGAACAGGGACATCGACCCGGAGGAGATTGTGACACTCATCTATGAGAAGATTGACGTGAAGGGTGAAG GTGAGCTGACACTGGAGGAGTTCATCGACGGAGCCAAGGACCACCCAGACATTATGGACATGCTGCGGAACCTAATGGACCTGACGCCGGTTCTGGAGATCATCGTCAAAGGCCGCCAGCCCGCTGTTGAGAACTGA
- the LOC111609993 gene encoding capZ-interacting protein-like, whose amino-acid sequence MENEAPPRRSVAELAGRFKGQAPDPSSTVGNQDKPLRRRPPRTLQLPNPNPEQNQPPSGVSSPPKAKRNSALIEKLQANLTMGSPTATPLKSPGLRTLPAGFTPPFPGSVPPVSMVTPTSPAPTESPTSFEAPPSAAEGNILPSINKARPRGSIRRRPPSRHHRKSSSGDDAGLGQEGAETHPESWTGGSTEEGQEALGGEKEEREVFKKETASPPEIKETHEEEETKRNSLRETEEEDGTSSSQLRGKEEEKKEEEEEKKEEEVKKKEEEEEKKEEEEKKKEEEEEKKEEEEKKKEEEEEKKDEGKEGKEEEQKESNDGRRKEEEKMENSSR is encoded by the exons ATGGAG AATGAGGCTCCGCCCCGCCGCTCCGTGGCCGAACTGGCAGGAAGGTTCAAAGGTCAGGCTCCCGACCCGAGCAGCACCGTGGGGAATCAG GATAAACCTCTGAGGCGGCGGCCGCCTCGGACCCTTCAGCTGCCGAACCCGAACCCAGAGCAGAACCAG CCCCCATCAGGCGTCTCATCTCCACCCAAAGCCAAGAGGAACTCAGCTCTGATCGAGAAGCTCCAG GCCAACCTGACGATGGGCTCGCCCACCGCCACACCGTTGAAGAGCCCTGGACTGAGGACGCTTCCTGCTGGCTTCACCCCGCCCTTCCCGGGCTCAGTCCCCCCGGTTTCCATGGTAACCCCCACCAGCCCTGCCCCCACAGAGAGCCCCACATCCTTTGAGGCTCCGCCCTCGGCCGCAGAGGGAAACATCCTGCCTAGCATCAACAAG GCCAGACCACGGGGCTCCATCAGGCGGCGTCCTCCATCCCGCCATCACAGGAAGTCCAGCAGCGGGGACGACGCAGGACTGGGACAGGAAGGGGCGGAGACACACCCGGAGTCCTGGACTGGGGGTAGTACGGAGGAGGGGCAGGAAGCACTTGGAGGGGAGAAAGAGGAGAGGGAGGTGTTCAAAAAGGAAACCGCATCACCGCCAGAGATTAAGGAAAcccatgaagaagaagagacGAAGAGAAACAGTTTGAGggagacagaggaagaggacgGGACGTCTTCATCACAGCTGAggggaaaggaggaggagaaaaaggaggaagaggaggagaaaaaagaggaagaggtgaagaaaaaggaggaagaggaggagaaaaaagaggaagaggagaagaaaaaggaggaagaggaggagaaaaaggaggaagaggagaagaaaaaggaggaagaggaggagaaaaaggatGAGGGAAAGGAGggaaaagaggaagaacaaaaagaatCGAATGATggaagaaggaaggaggaagaaaagatggAG AATTCTTCCCGATGA
- the alg8 gene encoding probable dolichyl pyrophosphate Glc1Man9GlcNAc2 alpha-1,3-glucosyltransferase isoform X2, which yields MAALAESWSWFTALAVGVSLFKCLFINAYHSTDFEVHRNWLAITYSLPLSRWYHENSSEWTLDYPPLFAWLERGLAQAARRWDGDMLRLDNLNYASPATVLFQRLSVVCTDLLFIYAARECCRCVRVQKAPQDVLSRPSFVLAVLLLWNFGLLIVDHIHFQYNGFLFGFLLLSVARHLQSRHLQGALLFAVLLNLKHIFLYVAPAYGIFLLRSYCFTLDRPDGSIRWSSFAPLRLLALGGIVVSIFALSFGPFVAMGQLSQVVSRLFPFRRGLCHAYWAPNAWALYSGADKALAALGVRLKLLQGAELPRAAMTGGLVQEVQHAVLPSVPPAATLLCTLPALVSIWCRRRGNRAFLRCLLLCALASFLFGWHVHEKAILLAVLPLSILAVESREDARIFLVLATTGHYSLFPLLFTPAEMIIKVCLMLMFTIYSFTALGNLHRSQGSLLRPMEVAYLLGLVAVAISCEFVFPLSPWRQKLPFLPLLVTSVYCALGVSYSFLRLYATLLRSDDKHKQL from the exons ATGGCGGCGCTAGCGGAGAGCTGGAGCTGGTTTACGGCTTTAGCTGTGGGAGTTTCTCTGTTCAAATGTCTCTTCATCAACGCTTA TCACTCCACAGACTTTGAGGTCCACAGGAACTGGCTGGCCATCACCTATAGCCTGCCGCTGTCCCGGTGGTACCATGAG AACTCGTCGGAGTGGACGCTGGACTACCCGCCGCTGTTCGCCTGGCTGGAGCGGGGCCTAGCGCAGGCGGCGCGCCGCTGGGACGGCGACATGCTACGGCTGGACAACCTGAACTACGCCAGCCCGGCCACGGTTCTGTTCCAGAGGCTGTCGGTGGTCTGCACCGACCTGCTGTTCATCTACGCAGCCAGAGA GTGCTGCCGGTGCGTTCGAGTGCAGAAGGCTCCGCAGGACGTTCTGAGCCGGCCGTCCTTCGTCCTCGCTGTGCTGCTGCTCTGGAACTTTGGTCTCCTCATCGTCGACC ACATCCACTTCCAGTACAACGGCTTCCTGTTCggcttcctgctgctgtctgTGGCCAGACACCTGCAG TCTCGccacctgcagggggcgctgctgTTCGCCGTACTGCTCAACCTGAAGCACATTTTCCTGTACGTGGCGCCAGCTTACGGGATCTTCCTGCTGAGAAGCTACTGCTTCACCCTGGACCGGccag ATGGCTCCATCAGGTGGAGCAGCTTCGCTCCGTTGCGGCTGCTGGCGCTGGGTGGCATTGTCGTCTCCATCTTCGCGCTGTCCTTCGGCCCCTTCGTTGCCATG GGCCAGCTGTCCCAGGTGGTGTCTCGGCTCTTCCCCTTCCGGCGGGGCCTCTGCCACGCCTACTGGGCCCCCAACGCCTGGGCGCTTTACAGCGGCGCTGACAAGGCGCTGGCGGCGCTTG GCGTCCGtctgaagctgctgcagggGGCGGAGCTTCCCCGGGCTGCCATGACAGGGGGGCTGGTCCAGGAGGTCCAGCACGCCGTCCTGCCGTCCGTCCCTCCGGCCGCCACGCTGCTCTGCACGCTG cCAGCGCTGGTCTCCATCTGGTGCCGTCGCCGTGGCAACCGGGCCTTCCTGCGCTGCCTGCTGCTCTGCGCTTTGGCCTCCTTCCTGTTCGGCTGGCACGTTCACGAGAAAGCCATCCTGCTGGCCGTGCTGCCGCTCAG CATCCTTGCGGTGGAGAGCAGAGAGGATGCTAGGATCTTCCTGGTCCTAGCCACCACCGGACATTATTCCCTGTTCCCGCTGCTCTTCACCCCCGCAG AGATGATCATCAAGGTGTGTCTGATGCTGATGTTCACCATCTACTCCTTCACTGCCCTGGGAAACCTGCACAG GTCTCAGGGTTCTCTGCTCCGTCCCATGGAGGTTGCCTACCTGCTGGGGCTGGTTGCCGTGGCAATCTCCTGCGAGTTCGTCTTCCCGTTGTCGCCGTGGCGACAGAAGCTTCCGTTCCTCCCCCTGCTGGTGACCTCTGTGTACTGTGCCCTGGGGGTCAGCTACTCCTTCCTGCGGCTCTACGCCACTCTGCTGCGCAGCGacgacaaacacaaacagctctgA
- the alg8 gene encoding probable dolichyl pyrophosphate Glc1Man9GlcNAc2 alpha-1,3-glucosyltransferase isoform X1, with protein sequence MAALAESWSWFTALAVGVSLFKCLFINAYHSTDFEVHRNWLAITYSLPLSRWYHENSSEWTLDYPPLFAWLERGLAQAARRWDGDMLRLDNLNYASPATVLFQRLSVVCTDLLFIYAARECCRCVRVQKAPQDVLSRPSFVLAVLLLWNFGLLIVDHIHFQYNGFLFGFLLLSVARHLQSRHLQGALLFAVLLNLKHIFLYVAPAYGIFLLRSYCFTLDRPDGSIRWSSFAPLRLLALGGIVVSIFALSFGPFVAMGQLSQVVSRLFPFRRGLCHAYWAPNAWALYSGADKALAALGVRLKLLQGAELPRAAMTGGLVQEVQHAVLPSVPPAATLLCTLVGILPALVSIWCRRRGNRAFLRCLLLCALASFLFGWHVHEKAILLAVLPLSILAVESREDARIFLVLATTGHYSLFPLLFTPAEMIIKVCLMLMFTIYSFTALGNLHRSQGSLLRPMEVAYLLGLVAVAISCEFVFPLSPWRQKLPFLPLLVTSVYCALGVSYSFLRLYATLLRSDDKHKQL encoded by the exons ATGGCGGCGCTAGCGGAGAGCTGGAGCTGGTTTACGGCTTTAGCTGTGGGAGTTTCTCTGTTCAAATGTCTCTTCATCAACGCTTA TCACTCCACAGACTTTGAGGTCCACAGGAACTGGCTGGCCATCACCTATAGCCTGCCGCTGTCCCGGTGGTACCATGAG AACTCGTCGGAGTGGACGCTGGACTACCCGCCGCTGTTCGCCTGGCTGGAGCGGGGCCTAGCGCAGGCGGCGCGCCGCTGGGACGGCGACATGCTACGGCTGGACAACCTGAACTACGCCAGCCCGGCCACGGTTCTGTTCCAGAGGCTGTCGGTGGTCTGCACCGACCTGCTGTTCATCTACGCAGCCAGAGA GTGCTGCCGGTGCGTTCGAGTGCAGAAGGCTCCGCAGGACGTTCTGAGCCGGCCGTCCTTCGTCCTCGCTGTGCTGCTGCTCTGGAACTTTGGTCTCCTCATCGTCGACC ACATCCACTTCCAGTACAACGGCTTCCTGTTCggcttcctgctgctgtctgTGGCCAGACACCTGCAG TCTCGccacctgcagggggcgctgctgTTCGCCGTACTGCTCAACCTGAAGCACATTTTCCTGTACGTGGCGCCAGCTTACGGGATCTTCCTGCTGAGAAGCTACTGCTTCACCCTGGACCGGccag ATGGCTCCATCAGGTGGAGCAGCTTCGCTCCGTTGCGGCTGCTGGCGCTGGGTGGCATTGTCGTCTCCATCTTCGCGCTGTCCTTCGGCCCCTTCGTTGCCATG GGCCAGCTGTCCCAGGTGGTGTCTCGGCTCTTCCCCTTCCGGCGGGGCCTCTGCCACGCCTACTGGGCCCCCAACGCCTGGGCGCTTTACAGCGGCGCTGACAAGGCGCTGGCGGCGCTTG GCGTCCGtctgaagctgctgcagggGGCGGAGCTTCCCCGGGCTGCCATGACAGGGGGGCTGGTCCAGGAGGTCCAGCACGCCGTCCTGCCGTCCGTCCCTCCGGCCGCCACGCTGCTCTGCACGCTGGTAGGCATCCTG cCAGCGCTGGTCTCCATCTGGTGCCGTCGCCGTGGCAACCGGGCCTTCCTGCGCTGCCTGCTGCTCTGCGCTTTGGCCTCCTTCCTGTTCGGCTGGCACGTTCACGAGAAAGCCATCCTGCTGGCCGTGCTGCCGCTCAG CATCCTTGCGGTGGAGAGCAGAGAGGATGCTAGGATCTTCCTGGTCCTAGCCACCACCGGACATTATTCCCTGTTCCCGCTGCTCTTCACCCCCGCAG AGATGATCATCAAGGTGTGTCTGATGCTGATGTTCACCATCTACTCCTTCACTGCCCTGGGAAACCTGCACAG GTCTCAGGGTTCTCTGCTCCGTCCCATGGAGGTTGCCTACCTGCTGGGGCTGGTTGCCGTGGCAATCTCCTGCGAGTTCGTCTTCCCGTTGTCGCCGTGGCGACAGAAGCTTCCGTTCCTCCCCCTGCTGGTGACCTCTGTGTACTGTGCCCTGGGGGTCAGCTACTCCTTCCTGCGGCTCTACGCCACTCTGCTGCGCAGCGacgacaaacacaaacagctctgA